One Gemmatimonadaceae bacterium genomic window, TTGCCCGCGGGATGCAGTGGATACGCGAGTAGCAGCAGCGCGTCGCACTGGATCTTGTCGGCAGCGAGCATCGATGCGGCGCGGCCGCCCATCGAACGGCCGCCGATGATCAAACGGCCCTTGTGCTCCACCTCGGACATCACCGCTTCGATGCAGGCCCGCAGGACCGGCATCGGATCCGGCCGGCCACTCTTCTTCTCGGAATACGGGAAGTTGAATCGCACCACATCCAGTCCACGTCCGCGAAACTCCTTCGCCACGGCTTGAATGCCGCGATCGTGCATGTTGCCGCCAGCGCCGTGTGCGCACACGAAGGTGCCGACAGCGTCGCCCGAGGTCGCCGACTCGTGGAGCACCGAGACTTCGACCTCATCCTCGATCCGTACCTTCCAACTCTTGTTCATTG contains:
- a CDS encoding alpha/beta family hydrolase, whose protein sequence is MNKSWKVRIEDEVEVSVLHESATSGDAVGTFVCAHGAGGNMHDRGIQAVAKEFRGRGLDVVRFNFPYSEKKSGRPDPMPVLRACIEAVMSEVEHKGRLIIGGRSMGGRAASMLAADKIQCDALLLLAYPLHPAGKPDRLRDAHLPSITMPAICFNGTRDPLCRRDLMEAVLPRLGSNFRMHWLEGADHSFHVLKSSGRTDAEVLAEVGAATRAWIEGR